One Vigna unguiculata cultivar IT97K-499-35 chromosome 11, ASM411807v1, whole genome shotgun sequence DNA window includes the following coding sequences:
- the LOC114168995 gene encoding 3-ketoacyl-CoA synthase 12-like, whose amino-acid sequence MELLYLLYLIPTLYSCFLIWKMLEERRDRECYILNYQCYKPPNDRMLDTEFCGKLIKRCENLGPNEYRFLLKAIVSSGIGEQTYAPRNIFEGREGAPTLRDGIEEMEEFFSDAIGKLLAKSKVSPSEIDVLVVNISMLAAVPSLSSRIINRYKLRHDVKVYNLTGMGCSASLISMDIVKNIFKTQRNKLALLITSESLSPNWYTGNDRSMILANCLFRIGGCAVLLTNKRSLKDRAMLRLKCLVRTHHGAREEAYGCCIQREDDQGKLGFHLGKNLPKAATRAFVDNLRVMAPKILPVRELLRFLFVSLIKKVNKNNTPKSASTGATKSPLNFRTGVDHFCLHTGGKAVIDGIGLSLDLSEYDLEPARMTLHRFGNTSASSLWYVLSYMEAKKRLKKGDTVFMISFGAGFKCNSCLWEVMKDLGDPNVWDDCIDDYPPESLDNPFMRTYGWINEVEDPYTYENIPDFLK is encoded by the coding sequence ATGGAGTTGCTCTATCTACTATACCTGATTCCAACGTTGTACTCATGTTTCCTCATATGGAAAATGTTGGAGGAGAGACGCGACAGAGAGTGTTACATCTTGAACTACCAATGCTACAAGCCCCCCAACGACCGAATGCTGGACACCGAGTTCTGTGGGAAACTCATCAAACGCTGCGAAAACCTGGGACCCAACGAGTACCGTTTTCTGTTGAAGGCCATCGTCAGCTCCGGCATCGGCGAACAGACTTACGCGCCAAGAAACATCTTCGAGGGCAGAGAGGGAGCGCCCACATTGCGCGACGGCATCGAAGAGATGGAAGAGTTCTTCAGCGACGCCATCGGGAAGCTTCTGGCGAAATCGAAAGTCTCCCCCTCCGAGATCGACGTCCTCGTCGTCAACATCTCCATGCTCGCCGCCGTCCCGTCGCTCTCCTCGCGCATCATCAACCGCTACAAGCTCCGCCACGACGTGAAGGTGTACAACCTCACCGGCATGGGTTGCAGCGCCAGCCTCATCTCCATGGACATTGTGAAGAACATCTTCAAGACGCAGAGGAACAAGCTGGCGCTGCTGATCACCTCGGAGTCCCTCAGCCCCAACTGGTACACCGGCAACGACAGATCCATGATCCTCGCCAACTGCCTGTTCCGCATCGGCGGCTGCGCGGTTCTCCTGACCAACAAACGCTCCTTGAAGGACCGAGCCATGCTGCGGTTGAAGTGCCTGGTGAGGACGCACCACGGTGCCAGAGAAGAGGCTTACGGTTGTTGTATTCAGCGCGAAGACGACCaggggaagctagggtttcaccTCGGGAAGAATCTCCCCAAAGCTGCCACCCGAGCCTTCGTCGATAATCTTCGAGTCATGGCACCCAAGATATTACCCGTGCGCGAGTTGCTCAGGTTTCTGTTCGTGTCGCTGATAAAAAAAGTCAACAAGAACAACACCCCGAAGTCTGCGAGCACCGGAGCTACAAAATCTCCGTTGAACTTCCGAACAGGGGTGGATCATTTCTGCTTGCATACCGGGGGAAAAGCCGTGATCGACGGCATTGGGCTGAGCTTGGATCTGAGCGAGTACGACCTTGAACCGGCGAGGATGACGCTGCACCGGTTCGGGAACACGTCGGCGAGTAGCCTGTGGTACGTGTTGTCGTACATGGAAGCGAAAAAGAGGTTGAAGAAGGGTGACACGGTGTTCATGATAAGCTTTGGTGCAGGCTTTAAATGCAACAGCTGTTTGTGGGAGGTGATGAAGGACCTGGGTGACCCAAATGTGTGGGACGATTGCATTGATGACTACCCTCCGGAGTCACTGGACAACCCCTTCATGAGGACCTATGGTTGGATCAACGAGGTTGAAGACCCCTACACTTACGAAAATATCCCTGATTTTCTCAAGTGA